A window of Malania oleifera isolate guangnan ecotype guangnan chromosome 2, ASM2987363v1, whole genome shotgun sequence genomic DNA:
aggaaaCTGAAATAGGGAAAGAAATCTTTTgttgtttgctgttccgttgacagcccccctcaaattgatgcgggttgatcaacaagcatcaatttgctacgtaggaagcaatgtcgatgacgagtgagagccttggtgaagatatcagcaatttgtaattcaatggaaatatgtggaagagtgataacatgagcttcaaatgcttcacggatagagtgacaatcgacttcaatatgcttcgtgcgctcatgatagacagGATTAGCCATGATCtggatagcactcgtattatcggcaTTTAGAGGTGTATGCTCGAtctcagaaaaatctagctcGGCAAGCAAAcctcgaagccaaataattttagaacaagcaagagacatcaCCCAGTATTCAAATTCCATtgatgacttagaaactctgtcttgcttcttactcttccaagagatcaatgcatcacctaagaacacacaccaaatagtgatggagcgacgtgtatccgcacaaccagcccaatcagcattgctataagcagcaaggcgagtagaattgcctGCAAGGAAGAATAAACCATGGCAAAAGTGCCCCGAACATAGCATATGATCCTACAgacagcagccaaatgaagatgacgaggagtctGAAGAAACTGACTAACTTGCTGTACAGCAAAAGAAATGTTTGGTCTAGTAATGGTAAGATAGACAAGACTACCTACCAGCTTCCGGTATAAACTAGGATCAgcaagtaagtcaccctcctctttgtgaagcttgacatttaattccatgggagtatcaacagaaTCACCAtcctaaagaccagctgtagccaccaagtcactagcatacttatgttgattgagtgaaataccagAGGGACTACGATTCAACTCAAGaacaagaaaatatgtgagagacccaagatctttcatatgaaaggattctgagagatgagtcttgagctgagcaagtaaagcaAAATCGaaaccagtaatcacaatatcatcaacataaaccaaaagaacaacaatacccatgtctgatttttgaagaaacaatgaagtgtcatacttgctctgcttgaataaaaattgtaataaagtggtgtgGAATTTATCAAACCAGACCCTcgaagcttgtttgagaccataaagagagcgacgaagcttacacacatgtgaagttgGAGAGAAAAACAAGCTCGGGGGTGGCTTCAtgtaaatacactctttaagatccccatgaagaaaagcattcttaacatccatttgatgtagtggCCAATCACTGGAAGCAACAATAGCCAAAATCGTACGAACAGTAGTCTTCTTAGCCATAGGcacaaaggtctcttcataattgacatcatattcctgattattcccaagtgcaacaaggcaaGCTTTGTAACGATCCGGACTTCCATCAGATCGAACTttgactgagtaaacccatttacaacctagaggaacaatggtggggggacaaggctcaatgtcccaggtgtgattggcctctagagcggcaatttcttcctgcatagcttgtcgccaacagTCATGTTTGGCAGCGTGTGAGTAGGAtatgggaatatctaaattggaaaTGTAGTAGTAAGAGCTGAAACAAAATTGCCAAAACtggaagagggaaacccatacctatcCAGGGGTACAAACACTTGAGAAGAGCGACGTACCAAAGGCTTTGGAGGTGCTACAACTGATTGAATTTGGAGCGTGGTTGGATCAAATATCGGATGAGCCACCGGAAGAGACTGTGGGCGGGAGCATCGCATATACACAATACCTAGTTTAAAACGAGAACTGACTTGATGAGGATCCGAGAACTACTCCTCAAAGGGGGGGAGAATCACAATAGAAGAGGGTACAAAGGacacaggaaagaaatgttgattttcaaagaaaataacattcctagaaatgcatgtaggatgtaatgtaggatcataggaaacaaatcccttttgacacacattatatcccaagaatgcacatcgaacaAATTTGAGTAGACAATTTATGTCGCTCATatggaggtaaatgaacaaaacatacacaacccaAGGTACGGAGGTcatcgtaactaggttgcttaaCAAATAAGcggaaatagggagactccatgagtaggacttgagaaggtaaacgattaatcaagtaagtagcagTTTTCAAAGCATCAACCTagaacaaggatggaacagaggattctagcaagagagtacgtaccacatctaggagatgacgatttttgCGTTCTactactccattctgttggggaaTAGTGGTacatgaacgttgatgaataatacctttagaagccaaaaatgcctgaaACTCAGTAGACAAATATTCACCACCGAAATATGTGcataatgtcttaatagaagcaaAAAATTGATTATCAACATACGCGAAAAACTTagtgaaagtacgaaaaacctcaGATTTAGAGAGAAGAAAATAAACCCAAGTatctgctatgatcatcaattaaagtcacatagtatttaaatttttcatgtgaagtAACCGAGGAAGATCCCCCAAACATCACTATTGATAAGATCAAAGCACtaagaagctctactagcatgcaaagggaagggaagatttttgcttttaccaagtttgcaagaagcaCACTCAAGAGAAAAAGAATAATGTTtttttattaccaagtaaaccagagttcaatacatgagaaAAGACTGtgtattgggatggcctaaacgacaatgccacacaatactaagatctgaaacattattacaaacaaaagacttaatagaagaaactgaAGAAAGTGCTGGGACAAGCAAAAGTAGTGGACacaagcgccccactttaggtcccttcgcgATCGGCTCCCCCCATTACTTGGTCCTGCACAACACAATCATcactagaaaaattaacaacataattgttatcaactaattgatccatagaaataagattcgtggaaagttgaggagcaagaaacacattagtgaacTTAGAAAAGGCATCTCCGACAGCATCTATTGGTAAAGAACGGCTATTGGTAGTCTGAATAGCAGATTTACCAGCGTAGGGCCGCACATGACACAGAGTAGTGGGATTATTTGTTACGTGATTAGAGGCACCCGAGTCCACATACCAaagtttagtagaattgttaccttggagccccattgctgATAATGCTGAAATTAGCATCCGTTGCACCATTTTGGGTGTGCAGTAATTCGCTGTAGGAGGTGCAGGAATAGAGGATTCGCCTGAAGAAGAGCCAAGGGCCGCAAAAGTCATTGTGGGGGGTACAATAACAGAAGTCTGTAATGCTTGGGCCTGACAATTCTGCGGGCGGAtacgacattctttgataatgtgacccttcttcttgcaataagagcagtATTTCTTAGAACAATTAGCAGCCATATGCCcaaattctttgcagcaaaaaCACTGCAACATGCTAGAATGCGCAGGCGGTCCTCATCGTTGAGCAACATAAGCCACAGGGATGGAACCTGAACTACATGAGATTGTGtcagagtaacttgagtactaagacgttgttcttcacgaagtaactcaccaaaacaaacatcaagagaaAGAACAGGAGAACGATTCAACAAAGAAGAGCGAACAAATTCATACTCAAGGccgagtttcataagaaactaaTCACGACGATTAGTCTCGTGAAGACGTTGAACAATGAGAAGAGAGGCAACAGGAACATCCGCGGTAACCAAATTGGAATATTCGTTCCAAAGAGTCAAAAATgccgaataatagtcttggatggaacgattgtcatgttgaaatATGGCAATCGCATGCCCTAATTGAAAACGACGGGCAttgttatcttgatgatatactgcTTTTAAATAAGTCCACGTGGATTAAACGGTGCGATAAGGTCGTAAGTTGGGGACAATATGCGGCTCaatccgagcatcaagcacagcccatgaaggacaagtCGTTGAATCATTGGATTTATtaggattgggtgcacaatcctGTTGTGCCAAGAATCATAAGGGCAAAGAAGCACCAGAACCAACAACAGCAAGAACCAAGATCAACCTTCCTGCACTacaaattaaatcttgaaccaagaaacctattgtgccgagaatcacaaggacaaagaagcaccagaaacagcaacagaaagttgTTCCAATCAACCTCCCCACactaaaaataaattgcaaaCCAAAAAAAACTGTTGTTCCGAGAATCACAATGACAGAGAAGTACCGGAATAGCAACAAAAAGGTGTTCCAACAGCCACAGCCACAAAAAtatcgggaaaaaaaaaaaacgagaacCAAAAAACTTCTAGAAGAGAACAAACCCACAATAGCCACAGAAACGAGAGACACCTCCGCAACCAAGaagacatgaaaaaaaaaaaacaaacttcgaagggaaaaaaaattagcaaTCGGCAGGAGAAGCGAGTgataacaaattcaaaaaaaaaactctaaggTAGGAGAAGCGAGTGATGGTGATGAGGAAGATAACAGCACAAAGGATCAAAGGTCCCTACAGAAGGAATGATTGACAAAAAGAAAGGTTGTCGAATCCTCAGATGCAGTCGTCCAACAAGAATTGGGGAGCACTCTCCACATAGTGGAAGCCATCCACAAATCAATAGGGATCTCTTCTGAAGGAATTGAATAGAGATCTTTAGCATCTTTGAAGAAATAATGAGAGAGAAGAAACAAGAGGTTGACAAATTTACTATGATGGATAATCAGTACAGATCAAAGAAAGCATCAACTCTAATagtaatataacataataaaacaTTATTCATTCTAAGAATAAGACAATCAAATAAAACCTGTGGCCCTAACCACCTCAAAAGCAGAAACTTAATTGAAGCCACTCTTTCAAGTCCACTTACCcatatcaaaattttgaataatcaCACATCTTTGTAAACCAAAATGAAATATTGCACGTCTTTGTAAACCAAATCATTCATACATGCTCCTCAAATCAACAAAAAACAAATATTTACATGTGTTAATTGAACAAATCAATCGCACAATTTAAGAATTGAGGGGAGGGTGCTGATTAGAATTTTCGAAGTTAAAGGTCAATCAACTAGAATTTAGTAGTTGCAGAGCTACGTGAATGAAGCGACAACCAAGGACAAGTtccaaatcaaaatcaatattcaaataaatataGTATAACGCGAGAACTATAGATGTGATATTGAAAGAAAATACATATGAAGGAAAGGGCTATACTTCCAGGTTTTGAGGACACAGAAAATTaggaaattttgtttctttaaagCATTCCAAGGTCTGTTTGCAAGCAAGGAAATTGCGTTAATCAACCTGATAATAGCAACAAAATCATGCCAAACACGCTGCATGATAAACGCACTCAaaataaatttgaacaataaaCATACTCAGTAATCCAGTTGGGAGTACTGGGATCGCATTTGCTGAACCTGATAAATAGCAACAAAATTAGGCCAAACACactcccaaaataaaataaaaaaatcatcgtAAACAAACTCGATAGATAAAGCTGTgcagtaaaaatataaaaaaataaaataataaataatacttaTAAAAAATGAATTTCTACCGGGTTGGGTGGGATCCAGAATGAATCAACAAATCTATTTTCTCGAGGTTCCTCGTACACTTGAATACACGTAACAAAGTTGAAGAAAACACTCGATGAATgactaaaaatttaaactttaactaTTGAATCCGGTCAAAGAAGTAGTTGTACTGTTCTAGGAACTTTTCGGACTATTTTGCTCACCGGTAATCGCTGCGGGCGGCCGGGAATTGGTGGAGTATCGCCGTGGTGCGGGCCGCCGTGAACGAAGAGGATTGGGGAAGAGGGAGAGAGGTTGGGGCGGAATTGAGAATACGCGCGAGTAGAATCCAAATGAAAAAAACGACGCCGTTCCCCACGCCCTTTGAACTAAAATGCAACTTATCATATAATATGGCAtcgtaaaaaaaaaatacttaaattaGAATTTATTTCTTCCCATCTTGCATGCCCTTTTTTTATTGCAtctctaaaataataataaccacaTAAAAATCAATGATTAAGCACCAACAAATATCTtaggtaaaaaaataaaaatcgagaaaattaattataaatctAGTTGATTCACATGTATAGTTCTTTATACATTCTTGATATTTGCAAGTCAATTTTCGACTTCTTAATAATTTAACTTTTGCATTATACACAATTAAAAactttaataattaataaaagaaacTATTACAAAAACAAATAACACATAATAATTCTTAccatttaattaaatatttataaagAATTAATGCACATTTACTAGGCGTAAAACAATTATGCAAAAACTTTATTAGcagtgaaatatatatatatatatatatatgtatatatagccaATTTGTTCACCATGTGCTTAAATTAAGTTTCAATTGGAGGTGTAATATTTATGGCTATAAAAAAGTTAGCTATTAGGTTACTATTCGATGAATTACAAAACTAGTAAAAATTTATTGTCTTTATCAAACATATTATGTTTTGAAATATTGGTATTGATACACCCCAAAAATATCATCGTTAAAAAGGGAGACCGGAATTTGACTTCCTCGTTAAAATGTCTTCCATAAACACACGATAAGACCAAATCACACACATTGATGGGGGCAGTTACAAAACCATCAAAGTCAATGTCCTTAAAGGCTATAACTGTAACGACTCGaacaataatgatatttaaataataaagatgaaggaaaatggaaacaataacagaaggagttcatcgacgacattgcattttggaggtaataattccaagaaattttccaggcctcatcgacgaatacaggggtttcgtcgacgagggttcttcaggatctcgtcgacaaggtcccgtctcgtcgacgagaagataccgagagaggatttttgggatgtttgaaatttgtcgacgagggtgcaggtttgtcgacgaactttctataggactcgccAACAAggtaacgtggctcgtcgacgaaccccgcagtataaatagtgttaaactcatttTCTTACTTAGAAATCTCACTAAAACCATCTCCTCTCTCCCTCCTACGGCTccacctccttctctcttcgatttcggccccgtcagttgccgtattgacgatctgaggccaccatgatgctcctggcagagttctcttcaagtctgctggggcgaaTTGTCAGTGGGATCAAGTCGAATTTCTTTCCATaatcagggtaaggcattttagtcaatttttggccttctaatagttataggaaatgatgtaggaaaagaaatattgatattctgttttggagaatgttgttttcaaggtgtcgTGTAGGAAGCTCTGCGGGGGTAGGACTAGTATACGACAAGGGCtttttaatagtcaggtaagagaaatatgctatgctaggcgaTTGTAGTAtgttttagtataaattatacatttttactAGATTATAGTTCACAGCAAAAATTTacacagtttatcaagtatgttaaatatgttttaaaattactatgtggcttgtgaatataaatatagtacatagacatgctttacagtatttttcagagctatgttttatagattatacagatagtgaatatatattttatagtaattacagaataccatgatcctacagttgatatagatacagattacagtaccatgacaaatagttttatagtttatttcagaaaatatagttgatacaaatacagtttatcatagcgtcatggtttatacagttattacagaatcatggtaaaacagataattgtatatagagatgtattatatagtattagacgcTATTGGACCCTACAGTTTAcatagcacggtaccgttgctacatacagtatatagagtgcaaccacctattcagataatacatggtataagGGTCGATCGTATAGaacccacgagtggacaggctcctcatcagatatgggttgaggagggctgatcagaccgatggagtacaGTGGTTTATTCCTAATTGGCCAGTTAGGGTAGATCCccaccttcgagccgcacaaccctatcatgagaggttaaatcatgacacacagttatccatagggaagttttcagttattactatgtttatacaaatttacagagacagaaaatatatatatatatatatatatatatatattagaagtattttgagtagaaacctaaagtacagaaatgttaagcaacaggaaaaaggtgatggtttatattactggtattgtatttacagattcagtgatacatgattatatagtaataggtTTTCAGagtattgtaactcaattgccacacactagcaataacatatttcgtcttactttaacatttttcaggtgatccaggtaggcaagcagatcaggctcgcagatagaggggtctcAGTATTGCCCTAACAATCAAGTGAGTATTTTGGTAGTAtttttttgtatagccctagctagttgagggtatttttggaaaacagacatatatgtatattttgggaaacattttagcactctggtattgtatataattatatatagttGTGTTCATCTGATTTtggcttctcgctgcttaggttgatggttgggtttaatccagtttggtactagagcattataaatgttatagtataaaaaaaccccaagttaaatagcaggtcgttacaatttggtatcaaagcctaggttgctaggttctgtagactatagagtgcagcggaagcaataccaaagtataggaaaggatttgaggtttgttcggttgtctgggtacaggatttccatggtggtttctgtgtttttcatagggtgacgattttaggaaaaccatagtaaactattgtcgggtcataTGTCTAGgcgacagaactggatattgagttgaGGACAGGGAAGATAGTCAATTTTGAATTGGAATAGGATAGGTTTGTATACTGGCGTGATTTGCTGCCAGCAaattcatacccagtattacatcaaacccctgcatgtctagtATCACAAGATCAACTGGTTATATTTTTCCTTGAATGACCACTGGAAAATTCTTAAGTACCTTCCCACATCTCATAGCAGATCTAGTTGGCATGACTACACCTAgttcaacatctaacaattgtgctTCAATCCTAGCTAACTTAGTATATCCCATTgagacaaaagaatgggtggcacctgtatcaaataaaatgaCAGTTTGATACAGGAAAGCAGTATAGATACCTGTGAAGACGTCTCCAGCTGCCTCGGAGTCTTCTGGCATCAACGCATATACCCTCACCGGagctatattcctctgctggcctccacgaggcgcctaaTAACCTCCACAATAGGGTCTGAGAGTTGGAACCTGGATCGGCAGTCCTGgacatgctcgtgccatgtggcTGGGTCTCCCACACTGATAACAGACATCTCTCCCAGCTCGGCACTCTCCTAGATGTCCTTTCCCACATGTCTGACACACAGGGTAGGTTTACACTCCCTGATTCTCACAAGGTCTTGTCGTCTGTCTCTAAACTCCCCTATAACGGTCTCCTCTCAATGGGCTCCGAATGGAACCTGCCTGAAAACCTTGAgacgtgggcctctttctctgactctgagctgcgatgcctctctgcatgccactctcaataaccgcAGCCCTATCTACGACCTCTGTGAATGTCTAAGCCCGGAAACcgatcacctgctcaaacaagttgtgcctcaagccttcttcaaacttccttgccttcttctcctTGTCTGGTGCCAAATGTGAGACAAattgagacaactcaataaatcgagctaCGTACTGAGATACTATCATCTACCTTTGGACAGTTGGACtaagtgcataaactctgctgccttcgcgctcCAAACAATAGCtaggaaatatcgctcgaagaacaactctttaaatcgACTCCATGTCACCGGTACTAGAaccagcctctgctcctcaatcaatctttctaatctccaccagcgttttgcctctcctatcagtttaaacGCCACAAATACTACCTTATGTTCATTTGTACATGGAAGATCTACCAATGTTTCCAcaatgtcctagacccaattttAAACTATAATCGGACcaggtcctccagcaaaagatgggggcttcatccacgtaaactgcttgattgtgcagctacgctcccctgagctcctgaccatctcagccatcacctgttgggtgacgctgcgcaataCTGCATCAGTATCTCCAACTCttatactggaaggtcctactctaTCACCCCCAACATTCGTACCACTACTCCTTGGGTCCATCATGAAAAGATAGAGAACACattttaaggaccctatctctcaagcaaatctaatttatttcatctaatcaaattctcatattcacatttaacTATTGTCCTCAATCTTAATTCATAATCAaatcctgtaacctagacacacgactcgcCAATAGTTTATtgtggctttcctgaaatcatcaccctaggaaagacacagaaatcaCTACGAAAATCTTGCAcccagactatagaacaaaaccttaaatccttccctatactctgatattgcttccgttgtactctaaagtctatagaacctagcaacctaggttctgataccaaactgtggcAACCTGATTTTACATgccattttttaatatatatatatatatatatatatataataaatgtaAAATTTCTACTGCTCTGATatcttttaatttcaaatcaatcCAACATCACGGTCCAGATAGGACCTGTGGAATCTGAGACACCATAGACTACCTaggcagcgagaagcataatccatacatccataacCATAAATATACAATAACAAAGTGCCAAAATATTTCCCATAATATACATACACAATGGTACTCAAAATACCCTCACATGAAGCTAAGGATTACTTAAAATAATTCCCCAAAACACTCACCTTGCGAATAGGGCAGTgttgtagtcccctctatctacGAACCTTATCTACtcacctagctggatcacctgaaaaatattaaatcattgggatgagataacgcttagtaagacgaaatacactattactagtgtgtggcagatgagtttacataTTATAAAACTGATTTGGAATTACCATAAATAATTGAGTCTGCGAAACACATATAAATCATTtcaatatagctcatacctatgctgcttaacataaattgtttttctgaattttctaaacataatacttctaatattcataggtataaCTATGGTTTCTGTAAacttgaatatacata
This region includes:
- the LOC131149757 gene encoding uncharacterized protein LOC131149757, with translation MLQCFCCKEFGHMAANCSKKYCSYCKKKGHIIKECRIRPQNCQAQALQTSVIVPPTMTFAALGSSSGESSIPAPPTANYCTPKMVQRMLISALSAMGLQGPSNGGSRSRRDLKWGACVHYFCLSQHFLQFLLLSLLFVIMFQILVLCGIVV